The Pseudalkalibacillus hwajinpoensis DNA window TCTTCAATCCGTCTTTGTATTGATTAAATATCGGACTCGGATAAAGCGTCGATACAACTTTCACAAGTCGATCGCCAATTCTACGATTTCCTTCCCGCGTTTCCCTCGCCATCCCAAGCGCATACAACAATTGATCCAGTTCGAAGAGATGGTCAATATTACCGTTCACTAGCGATTCATACGCTAATCGACAAGCTAAGCCATCTGTGTAAACAAGCTGGTTAGTTAAGAAAAGCTCAAGAGCATGCTGGAATGAGGCGCTGTCATGAATCGTTCCATTAGCAATATACGTTTCTAAACCAAAGGAATGCGAGAAGGCCCCTGATGGAAACTGCGAATCGCTTAATTGAAGAATAGGAAATAGCGTGTTACTCATGGTCATGGCCAATATATTTAAAAGCTTCTTTCATTTTTCGCTTTTCAATGGTGTGTGGTACATTCAGTTCAGTCAACAACTGAACAACAAGGTAATCATGTTGAATAATCATCTCTTCCCCTTCAAATTGAGCTGGCAAATGACGATTGCCGAGCATATGCGCCACTTCCCCCATCTGCTTAATAGATGTTGGGCGAATCGCAATCACTTCATCTTCCATTACACTGACGACAATCATATTATCGTCAGTGCGATAAAGAATATCACCATCAACTAAATCCTTCGGTTTTGACAGTCGAATTCCAAGCTCATTTCCATGATCGGTTTTCACGCGTTGAATCCGCTTTACAAGTTCATCACTGCGAAGATAGACTCTCTCAATATGCGATTGCATAGCTTTTTCATCACGTATGTTTCCTTTAACCTCACTAATAATCATCTCTTTACCACCTCAAAATAAAAAGTATCGTTGCGCCAGTGGAACACTAGTAGCCGGTTCACACGTAATCAGTTCTCCATCCACTACTACTTCATACGTCTCAGGATCAACCTGAATATCTGGAGTCTCCCCGTTGTACTTCATATCTTTCTTTCTAAGCTTTCGTATGTTCCGAACAGGTTTGATGACCTTTTGGAGTCCAAGTTTTTCATGAACTCCTTTATCAATCGCTACCTGCGATAAAAAGGTAATGGATGTTTTCGATTTCGCTTTCCCGTATTGACCGAACATCGGCCTGTAAAGAGCTGGCTGTGGAGTAGGAATAGAAGCATTCGGATCTCCCATTACACTCCAGGCGATCATCCCGCCTTTCAGAATTTGCTCGGGCTTCACCCCGAAAAAGGCCGGCTTCCATAAAACCAAATCAGCTAACTTTCCTACCTCGATCGATCCTACTTCCTCAGAAATTCCATGAGCAATCGCAGGGTTGATCGTGTATTTCGCTATATATCGCTTCACTCGTTCATTATCGTTCTCGGCCCGTAACGGTAATGCACCACGCTGTCTTTTCATTTTATCCGCCGTTTGCCACGTTCTCGAAATCACTTCTCCTACGCGTCCCATCGCCTGTGAATCTGAACTAATAATGCTGAAGACACCCATATCATGTAAAATATCTTCCGCCGCAATCGTCTCTTTTCGAATCCTTGAATCGGCAAAAGCAACATCTTCCGGTACAGAGGAATCAAGATGATGGCAAACCATCAGCATATCTAAATGCTCCGCAATTGTATTTGTCGTAAATGGCCTCGTTGGATTCGTGGACGATGGTAGGATATGCGAATATGAGGCAGCCTTAATAATATCTGGCGCATGCCCTCCACCTGCTCCTTCTGTATGATAAGTATGTATCACACGACCACCGATCGAATTCAGCGTATCTTCCACAAACCCTCCTTCGTTCAATGTATCGGTATGAATGGCTACCTGAATATCATACTGATCGGCTACAGTTAAGGCGGTATCAATGGATGCTGCCGTCGTTCCCCAGTCCTCATGAAGCTTCAGTCCAATGGCACCGGCTTCAATTTGTTCCTGCAAAGCTTCTTCGCCTGAAGCATTTCCTTTGCCAAGAAATCCAAGGTTAACTGGAAAAGATTCTGCAGATTCAAGCATGCGATGAATGTTCCACTCACCAGGCGTACAGGTCGTGGCATTTGTTCCTGTCGCGGGACCCGTCCCACCTCCTAACATAGTTGTGATCCCTGACTCAATCGCCGTTTCGATCAGCTGTGGACAGATAAAATGGATATGTGAATCGATGCCCCCTGCTGTAACAATCATTCCCTCTGCTGCAATTACCTCAGTAGAAGCACCAATCACAATATCAACATCATCCATCAGATAAGGATTTCCTGATTTTCCAATGGTTTCAATCCGACCATCCTTTACACCAATGTCCGCCTTATAAATGCCCGTGTAATCGACTATGAGCGCATTCGTAATAACAAGATCTACTGCATCCTTTCTTGTTACAAGTGGATGCTGCCCCATTCCATCACGAATGACCTTTCCACCACCGAATTTCACTTCATCCCCATACGTCGTTTTGTCACGTTCCACTTCAATAAATAACTCTGTATCGGCTAATCGGACTTGATCACCCACAGTAGGACCAAACATATCGGAATACGCTTTTCTAGAAAGTTCGAAACTCATCGATTCACCTCACCATCTAATGGACCATTCGTTTTATTATTCAGCCCAAATACTTTCCGAGATCCTGAGAACGCAACAAGCATGACCTCTTTCGCATCTCCTGGTTCAAATCGCACTGCAGTACCTGCTGCTATATTCAAGTGCATTCCAAAAGCGCTGTCTCGATCAAACCGCAACGATTCATTCACTTCATAGAAATGGAAATGAGAGCCAATTTGCACCGGCCGATCACCTATATTAGTGACTTCAATTTCAATTGTTTCTTTCCCCTCATTACACGTAATAGGTGTTGATTTTAACTTGTATTCACCTGGAATCAAGGTACTGAACCCCTTTCATATAATTGGATCATGAACGGTAACTAACTTCGTCCCATCCCGGAATGTCGCCTCCACTTGAATATCCGGAATCATTTCCGGGAGACCCTCCATTACATCTTCTCTTGTTAAAATTGTTCTTCCATATTGCATCAGTTCTGCAACGCTCTTACCATCACGCGCACCTTCCAACACTTCATATGTAATGATTGCGATTGCTTCTGGATAATTTAGCTTTAATCCTCTAGCTTGGCGCCTTCTTGCTAAATCTGCTGCCACGACAATCATCAGTTTTTCCTGTTCTCTTGCCATCAATTTCAAACTAGTTCCCCCTTATCAAAACCGAATATTGTGATAATTCACATTATACATAAAATAGAAGAAGAGAAAATAACTTTGCGCCGGATTTTATGCAGTGTGATTAGAAGAGAAATTTTTGAAATCAGTGCAAGAACATTGTTAGACCAAAAACGAAAGCGTAATCATTTTTATAATTTGTTTTCAAAAAAATATGTTAGATTAACTGACAAAACATAATCGCCAAGCTCTAACTGGCGAAAGCCTATTCCTAACGTATAAAAAAGAAGAGGCGCTTTGCCTCTTCTTCAAATCATTCACTTATGAAATTTCACTCTTTCTTCAACAGGTTGAAACTCTTTCTCTCCTGGAGGAGCCGTTGGATTACCAAATGGCATTTGGGCGATTAATTCCCAGTTTGCCGGTACATTCCACTCTTCCTTAACTTGATCATCAATGAGGGGATTATAATGCTGAAGGGAAGCACCAAGGCCCTCCTTTTCTAAAGCAGTCCAGATCACAAATTGAAGCATGCCTGAAGACTGCTGTGACCATTTCGGGAAATTAACCGCAAACGTTGGAAGTTTTTCTTGGAATCCTTTAATAACCTCCTGATCCTCAAAGAAGAGTACCGTACCATATCCGCTCGCAAACCCGTTCATGCGGCCTTCTGTTGCTTCAAACTGGTCTGCCGGAACAATAGCACGTAGGGTTTCTTTCGTAATCTCATTCCAAAGCTTGTTGTGATTTTCGTCAAGAAGGACGACAACACGTGCGCTTTGTGAATTGAAAGCCGATGGTGTATGCTTCACCGCATATTCAATCACTTCTTGAAGCTTTTCATCTGAGATTACTCTTTCTTTCCCAATTCCGTAAATTGATCTTCTATCCTTCACTGCCTCGAAGAAATCCTTCTTGTCTGTACCTGCTTCAGTTCTTGTAGAACTACTTCCAAAAATCTTTTCCATCATACCCATGGTTATAACCACCTTTTCTTTTATTTTTCCAAACTAATTCGAATCATATTCCCTGAAGGATCTTTTGTATAAAATTCATTTCCTTCTTTCCATACCTTGCTGAATTGCTTCACTTGCTCAACACGCTTGCTTCTTTCTTGTTCATCTGGAAATATAAGTGAAAACCATTTAAGCCCGATGCTTCCTTCTTTTGATGGTTCTGCACCAGCACTTTGCCACGTATTCATTCCGAGATGATGGTGATAACCACCATACGATGCGAATAACGCTTGGCTTCCAATTTGACTTACAATTTGAAGCCCCAGCCCTTGCTGATAAAATGTCTTTGCTTCCTCTAAATCAGAAACCTGAAGATGAATGTGTCCCAGAACAGTACCGGCAGGCAACCCATCAAGGCTTCCTTCCGCCTCTTTCATTAATCCCTCTGCATCAAGAACTTCCGTCGTCATAACTACACTGTCTTTCTTCCAGTTCCATTCTTCTGATGGTCGATCCGCATATAGTTCGATTCCATTCCCATCTGGATCGGCAAGATAAATCGCTTCGCTAACTTCGTGATCAGACGCTCCTTGAAGTGGATAGCCTGTGCTCAGAAGGTGAGTCAGCACATTTGCGAGATCTCTTCTCTTAGGAACAAGAAGGGCAAAGTGATACAATCCTGCTGAAGGAAATTTCCTCTTCATTTCTGTTTGTTCCAGTGTTATCAAAGGGGTCACACCATCTGTAGTGAGCACCGCAAGCTCTTTTGTTTCCTGAAGTAATCCGAAACCGATAACCTTCCTATAGAATGTGATAGATCGCTTTAGATCACTAACTAATAATTGAATTTCACCTGTATGTGGAATTGGGGATGAATGAAATTTCATATCATGGCTCCTTTGCTTTGCTGTTACGTATTAAAATGCTTAAATGTTAAGTTTTTATATACTTACTTTATGTAAGTAACTATATAATAATAAATAAACTACGTCAAGTCACTTGTTTCTAATAGATAATCTTTTTATTTAACATAACGATGAGTTATAATGAAATTGGGAGTGAGTTATTATGAGTAAATCGTCTCTTTGTCCTAAGTTTGAAAAAGCAATGTCTCTTCTAAGCCAGCGATGGACAGGCTTGATCATCCATCAACTCCTAGAAGGCCCTCAACGATTTTGTACAGTTGAATCATCTATCGCAATAAGTGGAAGGGTTCTATCTGAGAGGTTAAAGGACCTTGAGCAGCAAGGAATCGTTAAACGAAATGTCTACCCTGAAACGCCAGTGCGTATTGAGTATTCATTAAGCGATAAAGGCCTTGCACTAGCACCAGTCCTGCATGAGATTGAAAACTGGGCTGGAGATTGGGTAGAAGTAGAAGATTCAGATCAAACATAGAATATAGGAAAAGCCGACTGCTCTTAGTTTGAGCAATCGGCTTTTGTTTTTATATTTAAGAGCTTCTTCTTAAATTTGAGTGATTCGCTTTTATGATGAGGTTAAAGAATGATACCTCCACCTAGTGAAGTTCAGCGGTTTATCCGCAGTACCCCCCCCCCCCCCGAAATATCCGAAAAAATTCGATTTTATCCCCGAGGAGGAGGGCTTAGTTAAAAGCATTTAGCAAGACTACAAAAAAGCCAGAGACCATTTGATCTCTGACTTTCTTCAGTTGCCCAGTGACATCCTACTCTTTCAGGGGGAGATCCCCCAACTACCATCGGGGCGCGACAAATATCCACTCCGGTCTGTCATCACTTGCTTCCTCGAATTTCTTGCTTCTCCCACCCCTACGTAGCTTTCAAAGATGTCTTTTTGCTTATTCATGAAGAATCAAACGAGTACAAAACCATACAAAAAAGTCAGAGACCCTATTGATCTCTGACTTTTTCTAGTTGCCTGGCAACGTCCTACTCTTTCAGGGGGAGATCACCCAACTACCATCGGCGCTCGAGCTTAACTTCCGTGTTCTCACACGGGGCGCGATAAGCGGCGAACTTCTTCGTCAGCTGCGCGATGACAGATCCTCATGGATCTCCCGAATATCCACTCCGGTCTGCCATCACTTGCTTCCTCGAATTTCTTGCTTCTCCCACCCCTACGTAGCTTTCGAAGATGTCTTTTTGCTTATTCATGAAGAATCAAACGAGTACAAAACCATACAAAAAAGTCAGAGACCCTATTGATCTCTGACTTTCTTTCAGTTGCCCAGCGACGTCCTACTCTTGCAGGGGGAGATCCCCCAACTACCATCGGCGCTGAAGAGCTTAACTTCCGTGTTCGGCATGGGAACGGGTGTGACCTCTTCGCCATCGTCACTAGACTAACAGGATGTTAGCAATGTTCACCACAGGACGTGGTGCACCTTAATCAAACTTCCTTGTTTCAGGTATTCCCTGAAAACTAGATAGCACGTACAACGTTTTCCAATATGTCCAGCTACGTAAACCAAATCCTCGATCGTTTCACCTTTTTCGCCTGACGCATAAAGCGCGTCTGACTCAAAAGCTTCCAACGCTTGTCGGATTTAAACGGCTTACTTCGCTTTTCGTTTTAGGTTAAGCCCTCGATCGATTAGTATTCGTCAGCTCCACGTGTTGCCACGCTTCCACCCCGAACCTATCTACCTCATCATCTCTAAGGGATCTTACCAGCTTAATGCTGTGGGAAATCTCATCTCGAGGGGGGCTTCATGCTTAGATGCTTTCAGCACTTATCCCTTCCACACGTAGCTACCCAGCTATGCTCCTGGCGGAACAACTGGTACACCAGCGGTGTGTCCATCCCGGTCCTCTCGTACTAAGGACAGCTCCTCTCAAATTTCCTGCGCCCGCGACGGATAGGGACCGAACTGTCTCACGACGTTCTGAACCCAGCTCGCGTACCGCTTTAATGGGCGAACAGCCCAACCCTTGGGACCTACTTCAGCCCCAGGATGCGATGAGCCGACATCGAGGTGCCAAACCTCCCCGTCGATGTGGACTCTTGGGGGAGATAAGCCTGTTATCCCCAGGGTAGCTTTTATCCGTTGAGCGATGGCCCTTCCATGCGGAACCACCGGATCACTAAGCCCGACTTTCGTCCCTGCTCGACTTGTAGGTCTCGCAGTCAAGCTCCCTTGTGCCTTTACACTCTGCGAATGATTTCCAACCATTCTGAGGGAACCTTTGGGCGCCTCCGTTACACTTTAGGAGGCGACCGCCCCAGTCAAACTGCCCACCTGACACTGTCTCCGCACCGGATCACGGTGCTGGGTTAGAATGTCAGTACAGCCAGGGTAGTATCCCACCGACGCCTCCATCGAACCTGGCGGTCCGACTTCTATGGCTCCTACCTATCCTGTACAAGCTGTACCAAAATCCAATATCAGGCTACAGTAAAGCTCCATGGGGTCTTTCCGTCCTGTCGCGGGTAACCTGCATCTTCACAGGTACTATAATTTCACCGGGTCTCTCGTTGAGACAGTATCCAAGTCGTTGCACCTTTCGTGCGGGTCGGAACTTACCCGACAAGGAATTTCGCTACCTTAGGACCGTTATAGTTACGGCCGCCGTTTACTGGGGCTTCGATTCAGAGCTTCTCCCGTAAGGGATAACCCCTCCTCTTAACCTTCCAGCACCGGGCAGGTGTCAGCCCCTATACTTCGCCTTACGGCTTTGCAGAGACCTGTGTTTTTGCTAAACAGTCGCTTGGATCTTTTCACTGCGGCTCCCCTGGGCTATTCACCCGAGGAAGCACCCCTTCTCCCGAAGTTACGGGGTCATTTTGCCGAGTTCCTTAACGAGAGTTCTCCCGATCGTCTTAGGATTCTCTCCTCGCCTACCTGTGTCGGTTTGCGGTACGGGCACCTCTTTCCTCACTAGAGGCTTTTCTTGGCAGTGTAGAATCAGGGACTTCGGTACTTAATTTCCCTCGCCATCACGACTCAGCCTTCGCGGTGAACGGATTTGCCTATTCACCAGCCTAATCGCTTGGACGCGCATTTCCAGCAGCGCGCTCTCCCTATCTTCCTGCGTCCCCCCGTCGTTCAAACGGAAAGGAGGTGGTACAGGAATATCAACCTGTTATCCATCGCCTACGCCTTTCGGCCTCGGCTTAGGTCCCGACTAACCCTGAGCGGACGAGCCTTCCTCAGGAAACCTTGGGCTTTCGACGGACAAGATTCTCACTTGTCTTTCGCTACTCATACCGGCATTCTCACTTCTAAGCGCTCCACCAGTCCTTTCGGTCTGACTTCACAGCCCTTAGAACGCTCTCCTACCATTGTCGTAAGACAATCCACAGCTTCGGTGATACGTTTAGCCCCGGTACATTTTCGGCGCAGCGTCACTCGACCAGTGAGCTATTACGCACTCTTTAAATGATGGCTGCTTCTAAGCCAACATCCTGGTTGTCTAAGCAACGCCACATCCTTTTCCACTTAACGTATACTTTGGGACCTTAGCTGGTGGTCTGGGCTGTTTCCCTCTCGACTACGGATCTTATCACTCGCAGTCTGACTCCCGCGGATAAATCGTTGGCATTCGGAGTTTGACTGGATTCGGTAATCCGGTAAGGACCCCTAGTCCAATCAGTGCTCTACCTCCAAGATTCTTGCCGCGAGGCTAGCCCTAAAGCTATTTCGGAGAGAACCAGCTATCTCCGGGTTCGATTGGCATTTCACCGCTACCCACACCTCATCCCCGCATTTTTCAACATGCGTGGGTTCGGGCCTCCATTCAGTGTTACCTGAACTTCACCCTGGACATGGGTAGATCACCCGGTTTCGGGTCTACAACCACGTACTCTGTCGCCCTATTCAGACTCGCTTTCGCTGCGGCTCCGCCTTATCAGCTTAACCTTGCACGGGATCGTAACTCGCCGGTTCATTCTACAAAAGGCACGCTGTCACCCATTAACGGGCTCCAACTAGTTGTAGGCACACGGTTTCAGGTTCTCTTTCACTCCCCTTCCGGGGTGCTTTTCACCTTTCCCTCACGGTACTGGTTCACTATCGGTCACTAGAGAGTATTTAGCCTTGGGAGATGGTCCTCCCAGATTCCGACGGGGTTTCACGTGTCCCGCCGTACTCAGGATCCGTCTCGGAGGGCAGCGGATTTTGACTACAGGATTGTTACCTTCTGTGATGGACCTTTCCAGGTCGCTTCGTCTATCCGTGCCTTTGTAACTCCAAAGAGACGTCCTACAACCCCAGAGGGCAAGCCCTCTGGTTTGGGCTGATTCCGTTTCGCTCGCCGCTACTCAGGAAATCGCATTTGCTTTCTCTTCCTCCGGGTAATGAGATGTTTCAGTTCCCCGGGTCTGCCTTCCATTCCCTATGTATTCAGAAATGGATACCATCCCATTACGGATGGTGGGTTCCCCCATTCGGAAATCTCCGGATCAAAGCGTACTTACAGCTCCCCGAAGCATATCGGTGTTCGTCCCGTCCTTCTTAGGCTTCTAGTGCCAAGGCATCCACCGTGCGCCCTTAGTAGCTTAACCTTAGACTACATTAGTCGCTTAACGCTTCTAACTTCGTCGATGCACATCGTTAGATGTGACTAACTACTAAAGATTTAACGCAAAAAAATAATAATTATTGGATGTCGTTGTTTATGCTATCTAGTTTTCAAGGAACATGGCTACTATTAGTAATGATGCTTTCACATCGTTATCATTAGTAGATGTAGTTGGTGGAGCCTAGCGGGATCGAACCGCTGACCTCCTGCGTGCAAGGCAGGCGCTCTCCCAGCTGAGCTAAGGCCCCGGGAATTCTTTTATGGTGGGCCTGAGTGGACTCGAACCACCGACCTCACGCTTATCAGGCGTGCGCTCTAACCAGCTGAGCTACAGGCCCACAAAAGAAAAGTAAATACTCCGACATAGCCATTAGCCGGAGGTGTTTTTTAAAAGAGACTTGCTCTTCTTCAAAACTTACCTTTTCAATTGAAAGAATGTAATCATTCTTTCAAAACTAAACGAAACGCTCATGTAAGGTTGGTAACCAATGTTACCTCGTAATTCTCCATAGAAAGGAGGTGATCCAGCCGCACCTTCCGATACGGCTACCTTGTTACGACTTCACCCCAATCATTTGTCCCACCTTCGGCGGCTGGCTCCATAAAGGTTACCCCACCGACTTCGGGTGTTACAAACTCTCGTGGTGTGACGGGCGGTGTGTACAAGGCCCGGGAACGTATTCACCGCGGCATGCTGATCCGCGATTACTAGCAATTCCGGCTTCATGCAGGCGAGTTGCAGCCTGCAATCCGAACTGAGAACGGCTTTATGGGATTCGCTTCACCTCGCGGTGTTGCTGCCCTTTGTACCGTCCATTGTAGCACGTGTGTAGCCCAGGTCATAAGGGGCATGATGATTTGACGTCATCCCCACCTTCCTCCGGTTTGTCACCGGCAGTCACCTTAGAGTGCCCAACTAAATGCTGGCAACTAAGATCAAGGGTTGCGCTCGTTGCGGGACTTAACCCAACATCTCACGACACGAGCTGACGACAACCATGCACCACCTGTCACTCTGTCCCCCGAAGGGGAACGTCCTGTCTCCAGGATTGTCAGAGGATGTCAAGACCTGGTAAGGTTCTTCGCGTTGCTTCGAATTAAACCACATGCTCCACTGCTTGTGCGGGCCCCCGTCAATTCCTTTGAGTTTCAACCTTGCGGTCGTACTCCCCAGGCGGAGTGCTTAATGTGTTAACTTCAGCACTGAGGGTGGAACCCCCCAACACCTAGCACTCATCGTTTACGGCGTGGACTACCAGGGTATCTAATCCTGTTTGCTCCCCACGCTTTCGCGCCTCAGCGTCAGTTACAGACCAGAGAGCCGCCTTCGCCACTGGTGTTCCTCCACATATCTACGCATTTCACCGCTACACGTGGAATTCCACTCTCCTCTTCTGCACTCAAGTCCCCCAGTTTCCAATGACCCTCCACGGTTGAGCCGTGGGCTTTCACATCAGACTTAAAGGACCGCCTGCGCGCGCTTTACGCCCAATAATTCCGGACAACGCTTGCCACCTACGTATTACCGCGGCTGCTGGCACGTAGTTAGCCGTGGCTTTCTGGTTAGGTACCGTCAAGGTACCGCCCTATTCGAACGGTACTTGTTCTTCCCTAACAACAGAGCTTTACGACCCGAAGGCCTTCGTCACTCACGCGGCGTTGCTCCGTCAGACTTTCGTCCATTGCGGAAGATTCCCTACTGCTGCCTCCCGTAGGAGTCTGGGCCGTGTCTCAGTCCCAGTGTGGCCGATCACCCTCTCAGGTCGGCTACGCATCGTCGCCTTGGTAAGCCATTACCTTACCAACTAGCTAATGCGCCGCGGGCCCATCCTGCAGTGTTAGCCAGAGGCCAACTTTCAACATCACACCATGCGGTGCGATGTATTACCCGGTATTAGCTCCGGTTTCCCGGAGTTATCCCAGTCTGCAGGGCAGGTTGCCCACGTGTTACTCACCCGTCCGCCGCTAAGATTTGGGAGCAAGCTCCCAAATCTCCGCTCGACTTGCATGTATTAGGCACGCCGCCAGCGTTCGTCCTGAGCCAGGATCAAACTCTCCGATAGAAAGCTTAATCTAGCTTTTAAAACAATGTTTGTTTCCGTAGAAACAACTACTTACATGGCGTTTCGTTCAGTTTTCAAAGATCGATTCATTTCTTTCGTTTGTCGTTTTCAGCGACTTAACTAATATAACATGTTTTGTCTATTGAAGTCAACAACTAATTTGTAACGATTTTTCCGGTGTTGCTCGCTTCACCAAGCAGCAACGCTATCAATCATACCTCATTACCCAATTGTAGTCAATCACTTTTTTATGCGATTGATGTTGTTTTCTTAACAACGTTCTCTACTATATCAGTTGCTTTATTTGAGGTCAACACCTTTTTTGGATTTATATTCGGAACTACTGGTCATTATCAAAATAATACCTATACTGTTAATGATTAATCCATTAATGCTTAAACCATTCATACCAGCTCATCTATTTATGAAGCGAACTGACTATAAAAAAACACAGAGCGTGTGCCCCGCTCTGTCTATCTCCTTAATCAAACGTTTGTTTAACCTACTCGTCTCTCCTCAATCTTCTCGAACATCTCATCTTTCTTTTGGTCTGTTATCGAGAACTTCTTTGGCATCATTAAGACAGAACTCCTGTATCTCAAGACATTTAAAAATGTTGATCACTTCATACAATGACTATATTCGTTAATACAACAATGTTCGTATGAAGCAAAAATTAAAGGACATGAGTCCGGTAGAATACCGAAACCATGTCCTCAAGGTTGCCTAAATAATATGTCTAACTTTTTGGGTCAGTTCATTGCTCGGCAGTTTTAGTAGTAAACACTATGCTAGGAACACGAAATACGCAATGAAGACAAAGAACAATACATACATAATCGGGTGAAT harbors:
- a CDS encoding winged helix-turn-helix transcriptional regulator, producing MSKSSLCPKFEKAMSLLSQRWTGLIIHQLLEGPQRFCTVESSIAISGRVLSERLKDLEQQGIVKRNVYPETPVRIEYSLSDKGLALAPVLHEIENWAGDWVEVEDSDQT
- a CDS encoding urease subunit gamma, which translates into the protein MKLMAREQEKLMIVVAADLARRRQARGLKLNYPEAIAIITYEVLEGARDGKSVAELMQYGRTILTREDVMEGLPEMIPDIQVEATFRDGTKLVTVHDPII
- a CDS encoding VOC family protein, which translates into the protein MKFHSSPIPHTGEIQLLVSDLKRSITFYRKVIGFGLLQETKELAVLTTDGVTPLITLEQTEMKRKFPSAGLYHFALLVPKRRDLANVLTHLLSTGYPLQGASDHEVSEAIYLADPDGNGIELYADRPSEEWNWKKDSVVMTTEVLDAEGLMKEAEGSLDGLPAGTVLGHIHLQVSDLEEAKTFYQQGLGLQIVSQIGSQALFASYGGYHHHLGMNTWQSAGAEPSKEGSIGLKWFSLIFPDEQERSKRVEQVKQFSKVWKEGNEFYTKDPSGNMIRISLEK
- a CDS encoding urease subunit beta; its protein translation is MIPGEYKLKSTPITCNEGKETIEIEVTNIGDRPVQIGSHFHFYEVNESLRFDRDSAFGMHLNIAAGTAVRFEPGDAKEVMLVAFSGSRKVFGLNNKTNGPLDGEVNR
- a CDS encoding urease accessory protein UreE, with amino-acid sequence MIISEVKGNIRDEKAMQSHIERVYLRSDELVKRIQRVKTDHGNELGIRLSKPKDLVDGDILYRTDDNMIVVSVMEDEVIAIRPTSIKQMGEVAHMLGNRHLPAQFEGEEMIIQHDYLVVQLLTELNVPHTIEKRKMKEAFKYIGHDHE
- the ureC gene encoding urease subunit alpha, producing the protein MSFELSRKAYSDMFGPTVGDQVRLADTELFIEVERDKTTYGDEVKFGGGKVIRDGMGQHPLVTRKDAVDLVITNALIVDYTGIYKADIGVKDGRIETIGKSGNPYLMDDVDIVIGASTEVIAAEGMIVTAGGIDSHIHFICPQLIETAIESGITTMLGGGTGPATGTNATTCTPGEWNIHRMLESAESFPVNLGFLGKGNASGEEALQEQIEAGAIGLKLHEDWGTTAASIDTALTVADQYDIQVAIHTDTLNEGGFVEDTLNSIGGRVIHTYHTEGAGGGHAPDIIKAASYSHILPSSTNPTRPFTTNTIAEHLDMLMVCHHLDSSVPEDVAFADSRIRKETIAAEDILHDMGVFSIISSDSQAMGRVGEVISRTWQTADKMKRQRGALPLRAENDNERVKRYIAKYTINPAIAHGISEEVGSIEVGKLADLVLWKPAFFGVKPEQILKGGMIAWSVMGDPNASIPTPQPALYRPMFGQYGKAKSKTSITFLSQVAIDKGVHEKLGLQKVIKPVRNIRKLRKKDMKYNGETPDIQVDPETYEVVVDGELITCEPATSVPLAQRYFLF
- a CDS encoding nitroreductase family protein, translated to MEKIFGSSSTRTEAGTDKKDFFEAVKDRRSIYGIGKERVISDEKLQEVIEYAVKHTPSAFNSQSARVVVLLDENHNKLWNEITKETLRAIVPADQFEATEGRMNGFASGYGTVLFFEDQEVIKGFQEKLPTFAVNFPKWSQQSSGMLQFVIWTALEKEGLGASLQHYNPLIDDQVKEEWNVPANWELIAQMPFGNPTAPPGEKEFQPVEERVKFHK
- a CDS encoding urease accessory protein UreF, with amino-acid sequence MTMSNTLFPILQLSDSQFPSGAFSHSFGLETYIANGTIHDSASFQHALELFLTNQLVYTDGLACRLAYESLVNGNIDHLFELDQLLYALGMARETREGNRRIGDRLVKVVSTLYPSPIFNQYKDGLKKKKVYGHSALVFAIVSKQLGIDVETAISCYGFATASSLVQNAVRGVPLGQTEGQQILVDIQPLLSEVVERVMSLSEYEFGIGAPGLEIAQMQHEAINVRLFMS